In Lolium rigidum isolate FL_2022 chromosome 3, APGP_CSIRO_Lrig_0.1, whole genome shotgun sequence, the genomic window ATGTTGCAATAAACTGAGAAACCATGAATTATAGGGCAATCATGATTTGGTCCACTTAGAATTTCTCATCTTTCTGGTATGCCAACATAAAATAATCCAAAGTATATATCTTGTGGTAAAAAAAAGATCTCTGTTATGGATTAGAGAATAGAGATTAATTCTATAGAACTTCTCTATTTGACTAGTTCTCGGAAATTCAAACGTGCAAGCATGTCTTCCTGGGTGTAAAAGGTAGCTTCCACATGttcaaaagtttcaaaaaattagaCATCTAAATATCGAACTCTGTTGTGTGCATTTAAATTTCTAGGGAAAATGTTAAGTATTTTGTAAAAACAACAAATTTAGTTCTACAATTTTTCATTTTAGGGCACCAATATTTTCTATAGGTGTAAAAAAATGTTTCCACGAAAGTATCCAAGAACATTCATGCTCGTATATTTTTCAGAATATTTCTTGGATTATTAAGTTTTGTCTCCATGTCTCTATTTTTTTCACTAAGATCACTTCTCCGTGTCTTTTTGTTTTTCTGACCAAGACCTTCGCCTAGCAGGAATTCTGGTTGGAGAAAAGCACAGGCATGATTTGCATGGCATTATCCTCAAAAGCGCTGGTGATAACGGGGATCGATGACAGGAGATATTGGGCTCACATGCCAACCACAGAATCTAGGTAAGTTTGAACTAAAATTCTGCTCCATAAATTCTTACATAGTACTAGTGTGTTGGTTCAGTTTTTCATATTCAGGATGTGTGAGGGTCAGACATCTCAACCTTGTTTGATACGATTCAGTATTATATCTACAATAGAGTTATATATTGCCACCGGTGATAATACTAAGCTACGAGAAAAAAGTGGAATATGGAAGCATTTCCCCTGTTTTGACGAACTTGTAATGATCAAAATGTCAGTGGCTGCTAGCGTGCTATACCGATGAGGTCAGCATGTATGCCAGCAAAAATTGACAGGAGACAATTGGTTGGAGACCGGAAATTTCAGTCATCGCGTCAATCTTTACTTCCTTTCCCTTTGAAATCCTGTGGTATTCAATATTCTGCACAGTGTGACCACCAAAACCATGGGCTTCGTATTCTCTTATTTTGTCCTACTGCTGTTTGGCCAGAGAGAAGTTCATCCTGCAGCAATCCTGAAAATTCAGTTTCCGCATGCAGGTTCCATTCCGTCGCGTACCTCCAGCAAATCTGGTGGTTCGAGGTGGTCGGGGAGATCGACTTCCGCTTCCCGGCGGGGACCTACAGCCTCTACTTCAGGCTCCGTCTCGGGAAGCTGGCCTCCAAGAACTCCGGCCGCCGTGTCAGCAGCGGCGCCGACAAAAAGGACAGCATCCACGGCTGGGACAGGAAGCCCGTGCGGTTCCAGCTCTCGACGTCGGACGGCCAGAACGCCGTGTCGCAGCGCTACCTGGACGACGAGCCGGGGAGCTGGGCACTGTACCACGCCGGCGACTTCGTGGCATCCGAGCACGGCCGGCCCGTGAGGCTCAAGTTCTCCATGGCGCAGATCGACTGCACCCACACCAAAGGCGGCCTCTGCGTCGACTCGGTGCTCGTGTACCCCAAGGGGTTTCGGACAGAGAAAGTTGTGGTTGGTGCTTAGAACTTAGAAGTGAGATTATTTCAGCACTATCGGGTTACTTACTTAGCTTGGTACTGTAATTAGAGAGCTTGGAGAAATGTAGTAGGATTTAGGAGATCGGTGTTAGTTTGAGCTTATTGGCTGGTTCGGTCGGTGTTCAATAGTGAATCTCTACTTGATGGGAGGAATAGTACAATATACCACTGTCAAGAATGTCCATCTTTATAAAAAAAAAGTCAAGAATATCCATGTACTTCCTTGCCAAGGAAAGAAGAAGAATGTCCAAGTGCATTGTTGATATGGTAACCGTTGTGTCAACGACCTAGGATCCTACAGATGATCACTGGGTCCTTCCTACTTTTTTTTCGCAGATCTCTCACATAAATACTGAATCATGTCCGTGTGACAATGAAAGATAAAACTTTTCTCTATTGTTCAAGATGTCTTATGTTAGTCACATTTTTCTATTGTAGTAGTTTATTTTCAATTATGGAGCATACATACAATAATTATTAAAGATAACATGATAATCCGTTGTGTAactttttttcttctcttctttaaCAACATGCAATGTACAAAATAAGATCGTATTATCAACCACCGTACGTGCCATTATGTACAATCCATGCATTTTAGATGAATATTACATGCCATGACTTGAAAGAGTCACACCCATTCGCTTGTGCGGGGCCAACAGGTGGGGGTTGGGGGGTGGGGATGGGCTAGAGAGACACTTTGGGCCACTGTTGGGCAAATGGGGTAAATATAAGCTATTTTTAGCCAAAAATGTTTAAATATACTGGAGATTAGGCAAACATTTCTTGGCCTGGGGGCGGTGCCCCCCCC contains:
- the LOC124701238 gene encoding F-box protein PP2-A13-like; the protein is MGAGASDLAVEEASSGLGDMPELCAAEVLLRLGAPDICRLAGLNHAFRSAGAADFVWEAKLPENYRYLMGFVDGGEEKGGDQWQKSVVGKKEVYARLAKAVRFDDGKREFWLEKSTGMICMALSSKALVITGIDDRRYWAHMPTTESRFHSVAYLQQIWWFEVVGEIDFRFPAGTYSLYFRLRLGKLASKNSGRRVSSGADKKDSIHGWDRKPVRFQLSTSDGQNAVSQRYLDDEPGSWALYHAGDFVASEHGRPVRLKFSMAQIDCTHTKGGLCVDSVLVYPKGFRTEKVVVGA